The following DNA comes from Flavisolibacter ginsenosidimutans.
GCATTCACTGTGTCAATGACTTTACCTGCCAGGTTGATTAAAACATCCGTTGGATTTACTCTTGAGAAAGAGAACGTTCTTTTTGCATCTGTTAATGAATAAATTTTCGTTGGATTGCTTTTCAATCCACCAACATAAAGTTTGCCATCAACAGGCCAATTGAATACGTGCAAATAAAGCTTGTCTCCTTTCACCGTTGAAACGCCCCAGCTTTGCAGAGGCAACGGACTCGCTTTTGTTCCGTAAATGCTTTCGCTGTTTTTATCCATCCACGCACCAATTCCTCTTAAAATCTTTACGTCTTTTTCATCAAAAGTTCCGTCGCCTTTGGGGCCGATGTTCATCAACAAATTTCCACCTCTTGAAGCCGCACTTGCAATCAACCGAACGAAATGCGAAACCGGTTTGTGCCTGCTGTCGAACTTTGAATAGCCGTAAGATTCGTTGGTTGTTGGTATCGCTTCCCAGTCGCCGGTCACAGGATAAAATTCAGCCGGACGATCAGCCGTGTTTTTGTAGTCGCCAAAATTTGAAGCCGCAAAACGTACCAGCCGACCGTTTACCACAACATTATTGTCCACATCACGAATCGCTTTCAGGATGCGAATGTTTTCCGACAGCGGCAATTTCTGCGGCGTATCAAACCACAAAATATCCGGGTGGTATTTTTTCAGCAGTTCCTGTATTTGCGGAATCGCTTTTTCATCCACATAACTTTTTGCTTTCGTCAACAATTCAGGATGCAAATCATACCATTCACGGCCACCGTACAAATTCAGGTCACCGCCGGGGTTTTTGTATTCCCAATCGTTGCCCGGCGCATCGGGATGTTCCCAATCGAAAGCGTGAGAATAATAGAAGCCAAACTTCAACCCGTATTTTTTACAAGCCGCAGAAAGTTCGGCCATGGGATCACGCTGAAAAGGCGTTTGCTTTTTCATGTTGAAATTGGAAACCGTAGAAGGATACATGGCGAAACCATCGTGGTGCTTCGCCGTGATGATCATGTATTTCATGCCTGCTGCCTTTGCATTCTTCACCCATTCCTCCGCATTAAAGTTTACCGGATTAAAACTGTGCGCCAATTCCAAATACTCCGCCCGTGAAATTTTTTCCTTGCGCATCAGGTGCTCGGCATAGCCTTCCACCTTTTTGCCCTTCCATTCGCCGCCGGCTTTTGAATAAACGCCCCAGTGAATGAACATGCCAAATTTTGCGGCCCGCCACCAGGCAATGCGCTGGTCGTGGTTCTTCATAGAAGTTGTCCACCAACCATTCATCGCTTCATCAATCGCCGCTTGGTCACGCTGCTTGCCTTTGTTCGACATGTCTTTGTCTTCATCACCGTTGCCTGCTTGCGCGGAGCAAATGAAAAATGCAAAATGGAAAATGAGCAAGCAGATGAGTTGCGCCAGACGTTCTCTTTTTAATTCTTTCATTTTTACTTTTTCATTTATTGAAGCCATATCAACGGATGCCTTACCGGCAGGTTTCGAATCACTTCTTCGATCGTTGGATTGTGATCCAACTTCTTCCACGTATTCAACCAATCTTTGTTACCGTATGCACTTGCGCCAAAAACAAGCGAAGGCTGCGCTACCGGCCAGGCATCCCAATACATTACATCTTTTGCAAAAGGCCATTTGTTTTTATTCGCCAGATAGGGATACAAGAATTCAATTCCTTTCTTTATTGATTTACCGTCTGCTGTTTGATAGTTCCACAAGTCAGCCTCTTTCGCCGAAAGGATCTGGCAAATCGTTGTCATCGCATCGAGGTTGAAGATGGAATAACCAAACGGCTTTGTGCGTTTCAATTCTCTTGGAAAACTTCCGTCCGTTGCCATTTGATTCGGCAGCAAAACATTTTTGTAACGGTCGCTGCAAAAAGCCATCAGCTTTTGATTGTCTGTAAAACGTGCAAAGCAGGCTACCTGCATCACCCAGCAGGTACCGTGATTGTTCTCTGCGTTCATTTCATCTTTGCCGTACTTGTGCGTGGTAAGCCAGTTCAGGTATTGATCAAACCAATTTTTTATTGCTGCCAAATCATTTGCGTTCATGCTTTTTGCGTGAAGCATCGTTCGCAATCCTTCTACTACTTCCATCAACTGAATCGTATCAATGATGCCGATGCCTCTTCCTGTGAATCTTCCTTTGATGGCTTGTGCGTACAAGAGGCTTGGATTCATCAATGTGGCTTCATCTACAAACCATGCCTTGCAATGCTTCAACGCTTGTTGCACGTATTTTTCATCGCCGGTTAATTTGTAAGCAGATGCCAATGCGCCAACTATTCTACTGAAGCGGATCATGGCCAGGCGGTGCGCCACAAAGTTGTCCGGGTTCGTCATGCCGTCGCGCTGCACGTAAGGGCTGTCAACGCTTGCCGGATTGGGCCACCAGTAATCGCCTTCCGAAAAAAAATCGTGTTTGCCGCCGGCGCTTCGCGGAGAACCTTGTGCTGTTACCGTTAACGGCTCCTGTTGCATTGCCCATGCCGCCTCTTCCATCACTTGCTTGCGCAGGGTTGCCGCGACTTCAGCCTCAAACGCTGTACGAGACATTGCTGTACTTAATTTTTCTTGGGACGAGCATCCAATTAATACGCATACAAGAACACTCAATAGTCTCATGCAAAATTTTAATTTGATAAATTTTGGAGCAAGGTTATCATCATTGAAAGTTCCAAGGCATCACGCTATTATAAATTCACAAAGGCAGTTGGCAGGCCCTCTACTTTGGCACTGGCAACCGATTTGCCGTTTTTTGTTTTTACCCGAATGACGGCTCTACCGTTATACAACTGTACCAGTCTTGAGCCGGACGATGTTCCCAAGTCGTCAATC
Coding sequences within:
- a CDS encoding alginate lyase family protein, with translation MSRTAFEAEVAATLRKQVMEEAAWAMQQEPLTVTAQGSPRSAGGKHDFFSEGDYWWPNPASVDSPYVQRDGMTNPDNFVAHRLAMIRFSRIVGALASAYKLTGDEKYVQQALKHCKAWFVDEATLMNPSLLYAQAIKGRFTGRGIGIIDTIQLMEVVEGLRTMLHAKSMNANDLAAIKNWFDQYLNWLTTHKYGKDEMNAENNHGTCWVMQVACFARFTDNQKLMAFCSDRYKNVLLPNQMATDGSFPRELKRTKPFGYSIFNLDAMTTICQILSAKEADLWNYQTADGKSIKKGIEFLYPYLANKNKWPFAKDVMYWDAWPVAQPSLVFGASAYGNKDWLNTWKKLDHNPTIEEVIRNLPVRHPLIWLQ